A DNA window from Borrelia sp. HM contains the following coding sequences:
- a CDS encoding NFACT RNA binding domain-containing protein — translation MSLNYNEINVLLKELPLKRSFIRKIKQPNHKTLIIELYNKEENEKNFNILISLDSKKTRIHKTSKRFENIKPPLRFFEFLKSKIQHGKISEAYQIKNERIIFIQVIKDKIINFIFIKLWPSSPNIIVTDTNFKIFDAYYRRPNSNEITGEIFTTVKKIIENNTINEKKEVKLKNEYNPQLSYSEFIEKYYDNLEIKEIQAHNTELLKQRYEKEKIHLENKISSLEKQLVSIEIGEDQKEKGEIILLNIHKIKKGMSEIMLNNSKGEQIRIILDKALLPQDNASKYFKEYKKKKNSFSLIKEQLEHAKKQYDTLISKIACINEQDYIILDNETIKKKKNIKKSSIGIHFISCGFDIIVGRNAKENDELLRNWAKGNDYWLHTRDYPGAYVFIKNQKDKTPPLEVLLDAGNLCVFYTKPTRQLGRADLYYTNVKYLRKIKGGKQGLVIPSREKNLNIKLDLQIISKLKNKNI, via the coding sequence ATGTCATTAAACTATAATGAAATAAACGTCTTACTTAAAGAATTACCATTAAAAAGGTCATTTATAAGAAAAATAAAACAACCTAACCACAAAACTTTGATTATAGAACTTTATAATAAAGAAGAAAATGAAAAAAATTTCAATATATTGATATCACTAGACTCAAAAAAAACAAGAATTCATAAGACAAGCAAAAGATTTGAAAATATTAAACCTCCATTAAGATTTTTTGAATTCTTAAAATCAAAAATTCAACATGGCAAAATATCTGAAGCATATCAAATAAAAAATGAAAGAATAATTTTCATTCAAGTAATCAAAGATAAAATAATAAACTTTATCTTCATAAAATTATGGCCATCATCTCCCAATATAATTGTAACAGACACAAATTTTAAAATCTTTGATGCATATTATAGAAGACCAAATTCAAATGAAATTACAGGAGAAATATTCACAACAGTAAAAAAAATTATTGAAAATAACACCATAAATGAAAAAAAAGAAGTTAAATTAAAAAATGAATACAATCCTCAACTATCTTATTCTGAATTTATTGAAAAATACTATGATAATTTAGAGATCAAAGAAATTCAAGCACATAATACAGAATTACTTAAGCAAAGATATGAAAAAGAAAAAATACATTTAGAAAACAAAATAAGTTCTTTAGAAAAGCAACTAGTTTCAATTGAAATAGGTGAAGATCAAAAAGAAAAAGGTGAAATAATCTTATTAAATATTCATAAGATCAAAAAAGGAATGAGTGAAATAATGCTAAATAACAGTAAGGGTGAACAAATTAGAATAATACTAGATAAAGCATTACTCCCTCAAGATAACGCTTCAAAATACTTTAAAGAATATAAGAAAAAGAAAAATTCTTTCAGTCTGATAAAAGAACAATTAGAACATGCAAAAAAACAATATGATACACTAATATCAAAAATAGCTTGCATAAACGAACAAGACTACATCATTCTGGACAATGAAACAATTAAAAAGAAAAAAAATATCAAAAAATCATCTATCGGTATTCATTTCATATCTTGTGGATTTGATATAATTGTAGGACGAAATGCAAAAGAAAACGATGAACTTTTAAGGAACTGGGCAAAAGGAAATGACTATTGGCTACATACAAGAGACTATCCTGGGGCTTACGTATTTATTAAAAATCAAAAAGACAAAACACCTCCTCTTGAAGTCCTGTTAGATGCTGGTAATTTATGTGTATTTTATACAAAACCCACAAGACAATTGGGTAGGGCTGATCTTTACTATACTAATGTCAAATATTTAAGAAAAATCAAAGGAGGTAAACAAGGACTTGTAATACCTAGCAGAGAAAAAAACTTAAATATTAAACTGGATCTTCAAATCATAAGCAAACTAAAAAATAAAAATATATAG
- the pyk gene encoding pyruvate kinase, with protein MIQKLTKIVATISDLRCDPEHIKELYEAGVNVIRLNTAHQSHEDAIKVINNVRQVSNKIALMIDTKGPEVRTANIEAPITVKIGDKIIISTLPINDPNSLQTNYDGFVNEVPNGSKILIDDGELEMIVIEKFTDRLICEVQNDGQIKNKKSINTPGIPLKLKSVTEKDKGFIELAAKQNIDFIAHSFVRHAQDIKDVQDILNIAGNPEVKIISKVENQEGIDNIEEIAKASYGIMVARGDMGVEIPAEDVPLAQIKITQTCIKYGIPVITATQMLHTMIENPRPTRAEVSDVANAILNGTDAIMLSGETAYGKYPVEAVKMMTKIAIEVEKYREKKLFQDEIFCSKKVIRNYIIKCAIDATKIMPIKAIIVDSLKGRTARIMATYRASVPLFITTNNERIARELSLSYGVYSNFVDNNFKRTTEFVVTSLEMLKTKKIVQDSDIVVIVSGNPNRDTNKGTEFMEINTVEDAIKGYNL; from the coding sequence ATGATACAAAAATTAACAAAAATAGTAGCAACAATATCCGATCTCAGATGTGATCCAGAACACATCAAAGAACTATATGAAGCAGGAGTAAATGTAATAAGACTTAACACTGCTCATCAATCTCATGAAGATGCAATAAAAGTAATCAACAATGTTAGACAAGTTTCAAATAAAATAGCATTAATGATTGACACTAAAGGACCAGAAGTCAGAACAGCTAATATTGAAGCTCCTATTACAGTTAAGATAGGAGATAAGATAATAATCTCAACATTACCTATCAATGATCCTAACTCACTGCAAACCAATTATGATGGATTTGTAAATGAAGTTCCAAATGGCTCTAAAATCCTAATTGATGACGGCGAACTTGAAATGATTGTAATCGAAAAATTTACAGACAGATTGATTTGTGAAGTTCAAAATGATGGGCAAATTAAAAACAAAAAATCAATAAACACACCTGGAATTCCACTCAAACTCAAATCTGTCACTGAAAAAGATAAGGGATTTATTGAACTTGCAGCAAAGCAAAATATTGATTTCATCGCACACTCATTTGTAAGACATGCACAAGATATTAAAGACGTTCAAGATATATTAAATATTGCTGGAAATCCAGAAGTCAAAATTATTTCTAAAGTTGAAAATCAAGAAGGAATTGATAATATTGAAGAAATTGCAAAAGCTTCTTATGGAATTATGGTAGCAAGAGGAGATATGGGAGTAGAAATACCTGCTGAGGATGTTCCTTTAGCACAAATTAAAATCACACAAACCTGTATCAAATACGGAATACCTGTAATCACTGCAACACAAATGCTTCATACAATGATTGAAAATCCAAGACCTACAAGAGCAGAAGTTTCTGATGTTGCTAATGCAATTCTAAACGGTACAGATGCAATAATGTTATCTGGTGAAACAGCTTATGGTAAATATCCAGTTGAAGCTGTTAAGATGATGACCAAAATTGCTATAGAAGTTGAAAAATATAGAGAAAAAAAATTATTCCAAGATGAAATTTTCTGTAGTAAAAAAGTTATAAGAAACTATATTATTAAATGTGCAATTGACGCAACTAAGATAATGCCTATTAAAGCTATTATTGTTGATTCACTTAAGGGAAGAACTGCTAGAATAATGGCAACATACAGAGCAAGTGTACCGCTATTTATTACAACAAACAATGAAAGAATTGCAAGAGAACTATCACTTTCTTACGGTGTTTATTCCAATTTCGTTGATAATAATTTTAAACGAACAACTGAATTTGTAGTAACTTCTCTTGAAATGCTTAAAACAAAAAAAATAGTCCAAGATTCAGATATTGTAGTAATTGTTTCTGGAAACCCAAATAGAGACACCAATAAAGGAACAGAGTTTATGGAAATCAATACAGTAGAAGATGCAATTAAAGGATATAACCTATAA
- a CDS encoding helix-turn-helix domain-containing protein, whose product MQEEHFIRFGDFLKKTRIDKGLTLEMISDDIKISVKYLKALEDSNLELFPNEVLISGFLRAYSEYLGVDVWYVSSLFKEYKRNLNSHYIGIKAEEQNISLNFINEGGFREKYFDILKIDFSKVVKILSGVISIIVLMFCILNFVVIKKFVGKFFRSNHVTGKNPEFHKILFDKENFWNVVLKEGDLLSLIYGSSISEYKISFLNDDLVITNNLENGRYIFKLGESQKINLDNTVKVKMIYENYSRNNSQEAHISLESIVLNAGYVFETNLSNRFNILNWGFEVSGPKGRVISEYPTVYFSQNMVTIDLVINFLNNTFLRYADESNLYGKSLLVSKGVPLNLTFKNSIILFLSRLSDMNIVLQGKDITSSLKSFGNEIMAVQFFWLKNPGGFELKVSEVY is encoded by the coding sequence ATGCAAGAAGAGCATTTCATTAGATTTGGAGATTTTTTAAAAAAGACTCGGATTGATAAAGGATTAACTCTTGAAATGATATCTGATGATATTAAAATTTCTGTTAAATATCTTAAAGCGCTTGAAGATTCTAATCTTGAGTTGTTTCCAAATGAAGTTTTGATTTCAGGATTCTTAAGAGCTTATAGTGAATATTTGGGTGTTGATGTTTGGTATGTTTCATCTCTTTTTAAGGAGTATAAAAGGAATCTAAATAGTCACTATATTGGGATTAAGGCTGAGGAGCAGAATATTAGTTTAAATTTTATAAATGAAGGTGGATTTAGAGAAAAATATTTTGATATTTTAAAGATAGATTTTTCTAAAGTGGTTAAGATATTGTCAGGGGTCATTAGTATTATAGTGTTAATGTTTTGCATTTTAAATTTTGTTGTTATTAAGAAGTTTGTGGGAAAATTTTTCAGATCAAATCATGTGACGGGTAAAAACCCTGAATTTCACAAGATTCTTTTTGATAAGGAAAATTTTTGGAATGTTGTACTTAAAGAAGGTGACTTGTTATCTTTAATTTATGGTAGTTCAATTTCAGAGTATAAAATCTCTTTTTTAAATGATGATTTGGTTATTACAAATAATTTAGAAAATGGTCGATATATTTTTAAGTTAGGAGAATCACAAAAAATCAACTTAGATAATACTGTCAAAGTTAAGATGATTTATGAGAATTATTCTAGAAATAATTCTCAAGAAGCTCATATAAGTTTAGAGTCTATTGTGTTAAATGCGGGATATGTGTTTGAAACCAATTTATCTAATAGATTTAACATTTTGAATTGGGGATTTGAAGTTAGTGGTCCTAAGGGAAGAGTGATTAGTGAATATCCCACTGTATATTTTTCTCAGAATATGGTTACTATTGATTTAGTTATTAATTTTTTAAATAATACTTTTTTAAGATATGCTGATGAGAGTAATCTTTATGGTAAATCTTTGCTTGTATCCAAGGGTGTTCCTCTTAATTTAACTTTTAAAAATTCTATAATTTTATTTTTATCAAGACTTTCTGATATGAACATTGTTCTTCAAGGTAAAGATATCACTTCTAGTTTAAAGAGTTTTGGAAATGAAATCATGGCAGTTCAATTTTTTTGGTTAAAAAACCCTGGAGGTTTTGAGCTTAAAGTTTCTGAAGTTTATTAA
- the rpmB gene encoding 50S ribosomal protein L28, whose protein sequence is MGRACEITGKKTMFGHNVPRKGLARRKGGGGQHIGVKTKRTFKVNLINKKFFVPEIGRNVNIKVSANALRSISKMGLDVFLKKNSKKIEDFI, encoded by the coding sequence ATGGGAAGAGCATGTGAAATAACAGGTAAAAAAACAATGTTTGGTCATAATGTTCCAAGAAAGGGTCTTGCTAGGAGAAAAGGTGGAGGAGGACAACATATTGGTGTAAAGACTAAGAGAACTTTCAAAGTAAATTTAATAAATAAAAAATTTTTTGTTCCAGAAATTGGAAGAAATGTTAATATTAAGGTTTCTGCAAATGCTTTAAGAAGTATCTCAAAGATGGGCCTTGATGTATTTTTGAAAAAAAATTCTAAAAAGATAGAAGATTTTATTTAA
- a CDS encoding CarD family transcriptional regulator, with amino-acid sequence MAFVLDQAVVYPMQGVGKIKNIQNKEFNGEFIDYYEIYFPFNEMTFMVPVSRADDLGIRALVSKEKVEEVFDVIKDFEGQIDQKKIKDGSHDFYKQSDILSTAKLYKFLYAKSMQKELPFYEKRILNDFELILQHEISLALQISFEEAKQKIKEVLSMEKS; translated from the coding sequence ATGGCATTTGTATTAGATCAAGCTGTAGTCTATCCAATGCAGGGGGTGGGAAAAATAAAAAATATTCAAAATAAGGAATTTAATGGTGAGTTTATTGATTATTATGAAATATATTTTCCATTCAATGAGATGACTTTTATGGTTCCAGTTTCTAGGGCAGATGATCTTGGAATTAGAGCTTTAGTTAGCAAGGAAAAGGTAGAGGAAGTTTTTGATGTAATTAAAGACTTTGAAGGTCAAATAGATCAAAAAAAGATAAAGGATGGTAGTCATGATTTCTATAAACAAAGTGATATATTAAGTACCGCTAAATTGTATAAATTTTTATATGCAAAATCTATGCAAAAAGAATTGCCTTTCTATGAAAAAAGAATTTTAAATGATTTTGAATTAATTTTACAGCATGAAATTAGTTTGGCCTTGCAAATTAGCTTTGAAGAAGCCAAGCAAAAAATTAAGGAAGTCTTATCGATGGAAAAGTCTTAA
- the amrB gene encoding AmmeMemoRadiSam system protein B: MNLGLLNLNERKTHKALLTSYGSYEFFLENINTFQKVISGNTKNVFIFSQTRENKHINISNHETWKFFNETIDVNLDIINLIKNFEFTNQEDKIMNNDHKIEITLNFIKDITKNIKIIPIILGKLKGQELKKFSTFLIPFTNKEENSFIFLSQFISYSTNLKKTIQLEKTLKKLLLTPNTNSSILLEYYNAHKIFPENISAFIIIHKIFQKLEFINRKIINKYNEYFIMENILIN; the protein is encoded by the coding sequence ATAAATTTAGGATTATTAAATCTAAATGAAAGAAAAACTCATAAAGCACTTCTAACTAGCTATGGTAGCTATGAGTTTTTCTTAGAAAACATTAATACATTTCAAAAAGTAATATCAGGTAATACAAAAAATGTGTTTATCTTCTCACAAACAAGAGAAAATAAACACATCAATATTTCAAATCATGAAACTTGGAAATTCTTTAATGAAACAATTGATGTCAATCTAGACATAATCAATCTAATAAAAAATTTTGAATTTACAAATCAAGAAGATAAAATTATGAATAATGACCACAAAATTGAAATTACACTGAATTTTATTAAAGACATCACAAAAAACATAAAAATCATTCCTATTATCTTAGGTAAGCTTAAAGGCCAAGAACTAAAAAAATTTAGTACATTTTTAATTCCATTTACAAATAAAGAAGAGAATTCGTTTATATTCCTATCTCAATTTATTTCATACTCTACAAATTTAAAAAAAACAATCCAACTAGAAAAAACACTAAAAAAACTATTGCTTACACCTAATACAAATTCATCCATTCTATTAGAATACTACAATGCACACAAAATATTTCCTGAAAATATAAGCGCATTTATAATAATTCACAAAATTTTCCAAAAACTTGAATTTATAAACCGCAAGATCATAAATAAATATAATGAATACTTCATAATGGAAAATATCTTAATAAATTAA
- a CDS encoding outer membrane lipoprotein carrier protein LolA, which translates to MIKRIILVLYPCLIFAQVSATQYFEDISSRYQNIEDMQAKISLNVKGLKQTGTLLYKFPDKFIVNFDSNNQVFVSDGEVLTVYVPSLGTSFRQQLTMGKGGSGFMNILGTEYSVSYTNSPNLEPLDESGGSENFIKLTFSRRLYKGAATIDSFMIAFTSNGVIRRVIAYPTGGGREIVIDFLSVKLNVGIPESKFKYELPKTSNKVDNFLYDIKKT; encoded by the coding sequence ATGATTAAGAGAATAATATTAGTTTTATATCCTTGTTTAATTTTTGCTCAGGTATCTGCTACTCAGTATTTTGAGGATATTTCTTCAAGATATCAAAATATAGAAGATATGCAGGCTAAAATTAGTCTTAATGTTAAAGGCTTGAAACAAACAGGAACTTTGCTATATAAGTTTCCCGATAAATTTATTGTTAATTTTGATTCAAATAATCAGGTTTTTGTAAGTGATGGAGAAGTTTTAACAGTTTATGTTCCATCTCTTGGTACTTCTTTTAGACAACAATTGACTATGGGAAAAGGTGGGAGTGGTTTTATGAATATATTAGGTACTGAATATAGCGTATCTTATACTAATTCTCCCAATTTAGAGCCTCTTGATGAATCGGGAGGATCAGAAAATTTTATAAAATTAACTTTTTCAAGACGACTTTATAAAGGTGCTGCTACAATTGACTCTTTTATGATTGCTTTTACATCTAATGGTGTAATTAGGAGAGTTATTGCTTATCCTACAGGTGGTGGTAGAGAAATCGTTATTGATTTTTTGTCTGTGAAGTTGAATGTTGGGATTCCTGAAAGTAAGTTTAAGTATGAACTACCAAAAACTTCAAATAAGGTAGATAATTTTTTGTATGATATTAAAAAAACTTGA